A window of Nitrospirota bacterium contains these coding sequences:
- a CDS encoding histidinol-phosphate transaminase, with translation MRISEKIRKIAPYKAGKPIEELEREMGISGIVKLASNENPLGPSPLALKAIDRFKKTIFRYPDGNGYDLTQKLAEQLKVSPDQIALANGSNEIIELLTRAFLLPDDEVIMADLTFSLYRIMSEAARAEVVTVPLIRYRHDLNGMAAKINDRTRMIFICNPNNPTGTLLHPHEIKEFIQKVPSDTVVVLDHAYEEYVSDPTYSNMIEEIRHYENLIILRTFSKLYGLAGLRIGYGVASEAMIEILNKVRQPFNTNILGQKGALAAMGDVAHLKASRQTNQEGKKYLYQCFKELNIHYIPTEANFIFFEIDRGKELFQWMLKEGIIIRHIQGDLMRVTIGKPRENQLFKKKLKQYLKLK, from the coding sequence ATGAGAATTTCAGAAAAAATTCGAAAAATCGCCCCTTATAAAGCGGGTAAGCCGATTGAAGAGCTGGAACGGGAAATGGGAATCAGCGGAATCGTCAAACTGGCTTCCAATGAAAATCCTTTGGGACCCTCTCCCCTGGCTCTGAAAGCCATCGATCGTTTTAAAAAAACGATTTTTCGCTATCCCGATGGCAATGGCTATGATCTGACTCAAAAGCTTGCGGAACAGTTGAAAGTGTCGCCGGACCAGATCGCCCTGGCAAATGGTTCCAACGAAATCATTGAACTTTTGACCCGCGCATTTCTTCTTCCGGACGACGAGGTCATCATGGCTGATTTGACCTTTTCCCTCTATCGGATCATGAGTGAAGCGGCGCGTGCGGAAGTGGTCACCGTTCCGCTCATCCGGTACAGGCATGATTTGAACGGCATGGCGGCAAAGATCAACGACCGGACGAGGATGATCTTTATTTGTAATCCCAACAATCCGACAGGAACGCTTCTCCACCCTCATGAGATCAAGGAATTTATTCAAAAAGTGCCGTCTGACACGGTAGTCGTACTGGATCATGCCTATGAAGAGTATGTCAGCGATCCGACCTATTCCAATATGATCGAAGAGATCAGGCATTATGAAAATCTGATCATCCTGAGGACATTTTCAAAATTGTACGGCCTGGCCGGTTTGAGAATCGGTTATGGTGTTGCCTCCGAAGCGATGATCGAAATCCTGAACAAGGTCAGACAGCCCTTTAATACGAATATTCTGGGTCAAAAAGGGGCGCTCGCAGCCATGGGGGACGTTGCCCACTTGAAGGCGAGCCGCCAGACCAATCAGGAGGGAAAAAAATATCTTTACCAGTGTTTCAAGGAATTGAACATTCATTACATTCCAACGGAGGCGAATTTTATTTTCTTTGAAATCGATCGGGGAAAGGAACTCTTTCAGTGGATGCTGAAGGAGGGGATCATCATCCGGCATATTCAGGG
- the pheA gene encoding prephenate dehydratase, whose product MGNLPEFRKKIDEIDDKILALLNKRAKIVLEIGKIKQKENLELHSPIRERDILLRVERNNQGPFSAESIRTIFREIMSASLSLEGELKVAYLGPKATFSHLASLQKYGTSAQLIPVGQIKEVFQEVEQGRVDYGVVPIENSTDGTVTRTLDNFVDTTLRITGELYLDVHNFLVSESTHIEHLKKIYSHPQPIMQCQRWIEKNLPHVQIIEVESTARAAEICLTDPNAGAITSELAAKLYGLHILARRIEDQVQNTTRFLIVSRKPIHRTGRDKTSILFSIKDKTGALYQILQPFAASKINLTKIESRPSKKKPWEYFFYVDLEGHEEDPKVKKALLGLQDQCLFFKVLGSYPVGN is encoded by the coding sequence TTCTCGCCCTTCTCAACAAAAGGGCAAAAATTGTCCTTGAAATCGGAAAAATAAAACAAAAAGAGAATCTCGAACTTCATTCTCCCATCCGGGAACGTGATATCCTTCTGAGAGTCGAGCGGAACAATCAAGGCCCTTTTTCCGCCGAATCGATTCGAACCATTTTCCGTGAAATTATGTCAGCCTCCCTGTCGCTCGAAGGGGAGTTGAAAGTTGCCTACCTTGGTCCGAAGGCGACCTTTTCCCATCTCGCTTCACTTCAAAAATATGGTACCTCGGCCCAGCTTATTCCGGTCGGACAAATTAAAGAGGTCTTTCAGGAGGTCGAACAGGGGCGGGTCGATTATGGGGTTGTTCCGATTGAAAATTCGACCGACGGGACCGTGACCCGGACACTCGACAATTTTGTCGATACGACCTTGAGAATTACCGGTGAACTCTATCTGGATGTTCATAATTTCCTGGTTTCGGAATCGACCCACATTGAACATCTGAAGAAAATCTATTCCCATCCCCAGCCGATCATGCAGTGCCAGAGGTGGATTGAGAAGAACCTTCCGCATGTTCAGATTATCGAGGTCGAAAGTACCGCCAGGGCGGCTGAAATTTGTCTTACGGATCCGAATGCCGGTGCGATTACCAGCGAGTTAGCGGCAAAACTTTATGGACTCCATATCCTCGCCAGGCGTATCGAGGACCAGGTGCAAAATACCACGCGATTTTTAATCGTCTCCCGAAAACCGATCCATCGGACCGGCCGGGATAAGACGTCCATCCTCTTTTCAATCAAGGACAAGACCGGCGCGCTTTACCAGATTTTACAGCCCTTTGCCGCGTCGAAAATAAACCTGACCAAAATAGAGTCCCGGCCTTCAAAAAAGAAACCGTGGGAATATTTCTTCTACGTCGATCTCGAAGGACATGAGGAAGATCCAAAGGTCAAGAAAGCCCTCTTGGGGCTGCAGGACCAATGTCTCTTTTTTAAAGTGTTGGGGTCCTATCCGGTGGGAAATTAA